The region TTCAGCTACAGGGTATCTTGTATACTTTTCTGTTTTCATGATATCAATATTTTCTTCTTGTGTATGATTATTGAAAATACATACGATTTCGGTTCTTGGGATCATGATTTCTTTTGCGACCCGTTCATCAAAATCAAATATATTGTTCAGGTATTGCATCTCATTATCGTTAATTTCACCGCTCTTGTGGCTGGTTGTCAGAATGGATTTCACTTCCTCTTCAGAGTATACTTCTCCGCTTTCGGTTGCAGGTGGAAGTCCAAATAATCCTACCAAAACACGAGCAGCCCCATTTAAGACCCAGATAAACGGGTACATAATTTTATGAAATGTAACTAATAGCGGAGCAAGTAAAAGGCTGACTGATTCCGTTTTTTGAATTGAAAACGACTTTGGTGCAAGCTCCCCAAGGACTACATGCAGGAACGTAATTACACTGAATGCAATGACAAAGGAAATCGTTGAGACAGCTGCCTCCGGAAGATTGAGTGAAGCAATGACCGGATGAAGCAGATGGGCGACTGCAGGCTCCCCAAGCCAGCCTATTCCAAGTGCTGTGACAGTTATTCCTAACTGACAGGCAGCGAGGTAACCGTCCAGGTTGCTTGTGACCTTGTCCACAGCTTTTGCCCCCGGTTTTCCCTGTGCAACCAGATTTTCGACTCGTGATTTTCTCATCTTTACAATTGCAAACTCCGATGCCACAAAAAATGCTGTTAGAATGATTA is a window of Virgibacillus ihumii DNA encoding:
- a CDS encoding hemolysin family protein; its protein translation is MEIFNLIMVAILIILTAFFVASEFAIVKMRKSRVENLVAQGKPGAKAVDKVTSNLDGYLAACQLGITVTALGIGWLGEPAVAHLLHPVIASLNLPEAAVSTISFVIAFSVITFLHVVLGELAPKSFSIQKTESVSLLLAPLLVTFHKIMYPFIWVLNGAARVLVGLFGLPPATESGEVYSEEEVKSILTTSHKSGEINDNEMQYLNNIFDFDERVAKEIMIPRTEIVCIFNNHTQEENIDIMKTEKYTRYPVAEGDKDRIIGVVNTKELFNDYINKKEKDAQSYIKPIIHVAEYTPINEVLTRMQREHSYMAIIVDEYGGTAGLVTVEDIIEEIVGEIQDELDIDETPMFQRIDDNTTMLNGKLLISETNELLGTTIDDEELDTIGGWVLNQEVNAVPGTTIQFDNHQFTVKEIDVHQIKLIEAKQTNENDDTFSLTESYN